In Gossypium arboreum isolate Shixiya-1 chromosome 5, ASM2569848v2, whole genome shotgun sequence, a single genomic region encodes these proteins:
- the LOC108479480 gene encoding uncharacterized protein LOC108479480 isoform X1, whose translation MGSCVSRPEGSVGPKLRSSKKNKKKKKKNPKRRKSFEKRVSNGQPDPFSDEFCSWDAPPDHHSSFSNPTFQGSEELWFDPVAVFESDYDEDFESVQEDVLSLNGLEGVSVSSISSLTDANCRDHSSLVYHTQKPGDVNPRTKSDGPSNEAKEPVFLDDIASSVDEGPGKEDGLLDDCGILPSNCLPCLASTVPSIEKRRSLSSSPPSARKKPALKLSFKWKEENANATLFSSKMLLQRPKAGSQVPFCPIEKKMFDCWSHIDPGTFKVRGENYFRDKKKDYAPNHAAYYPFGVDVFLSPRKIDHMARFIELPVISHSEKLPSILVVNVQIPLYPAALFQSETDGEGMSFVLYFKLSDSYSKELPLHFQENFRRLIDDEAEKVKGFPVDTIVPFRERLKILGRIANVEDLHMGAAERKLMQAYNEKPFLSRPQHEFYLGENYLEIDIDMHRFSYISRKGFDAFLDRLKLCILDVGLTIQGNRPEELPEQILCCLRLSGIDYMNYHQLGLIQEPSYNF comes from the exons ATGGGTTCTTGTGTGTCAAGACCTGAAGGCTCTGTTGGTCCAAAGTTAAGGTCTTCCAAGaagaataagaagaagaagaagaagaatccgAAAAGGAGGAAAAGCTTCGAGAAAAGGGTGTCTAATGGGCAGCCTGACCCATTCTCCGATGAGTTTTGTAGCTGGGATGCTCCACCTGATCATCACTCTTCCTTCTCAAACCCAACTTTTCAAG GGAGTGAGGAATTGTGGTTTGATCCAGTTGCAGTATTTGAATCTGACTACGATGAGGATTTTGAAAGTGTTCAGGAGG ATGTGTTATCATTAAATGGTCTTGAGGGTGTATCTGTATCCAGTATTTCATCTTTAACAGATGCTAATTGCAGAGACCATTCTTCTTTAGTCTACCATACACAGAAACCGGGGGATGTTAATCCCAGAACAAAATCTGATGGACCTTCAAATGAAGCGAAAGAACCTGTATTCCTTGATGATATTGCCTCTTCCGTGGATGAAGGTCCTGGCAAGGAGGATGGGTTGTTGGATGATTGTGGTATTCTTCCAAGCAATTGTTTACCTTGTCTTGCATCTACTGTTCCATCAATTGAAAAGAGAAGGTCACTTAGCTCTAGCCCGCCGAGTGCGAGAAAAAAGCCTGCCTTAAAACTTTCATTTAAATGGAAAGAAGAGAATGCCAATGCCACTCTAT TTTCTTCAAAGATGCTGCTTCAGAGACCGAAAGCAGGTTCTCAGGTGCCGTTTTGCCCTATAGAAAAGAAAATGTTTGATTGTTGGTCTCATATTGATCCTGGTACTTTCAAGGTTCgaggagaaaattattttag GGATAAGAAGAAGGATTATGCACCTAACCATGCTGCATATTATCCTTTCGGAGTTGATGTATTCTTATCCCCACGAAAAATAGATCACATGGCTAGATTTATCGAACTCCCTGTTATTAGTCATTCCGAGAAACTACCATCTATCCTTGTCGTAAATGTTCAG ATTCCCTTGTATCCTGCTGCACTTTTTCAGAGTGAAACTGATGGAGAAGGGATGAGTTTTGTTCTTTACTTTAAGCTCTCTGACAGTTACTCAAAGGAGCTTCCGCTCCACTTTCAAGAAAACTTCAGG AGGTTAATTGATGATGAAGCTGAAAAGGTTAAGGGATTCCCTGTGGATACAATTGTGCCATTTCGTGAACGGTTGAAAATATTAGGTCGTATTGCAAATGTGGAAGATCTTCACATGGGTGCGGCAGAGAGGAAGCTTATGCAGGCATACAATGAAAAGCCTTTTCTTTCACGTCCACAGCATGAGTTTTACTTG GGAGAAAATTATTTGGAGATCGATATAGATATGCATAGATTCAGTTACATCTCTAGGAAAGGTTTTGATGCATTCCTAGATAGGTTAAAGCTTTGCATCTTAGACGTAGGCCTAACGAT ACAGGGGAATAGACCTGAAGAgttgccagaacagatattaTGTTGTCTACGGTTAAGTGGAATTGACTATATGAATTACCACCAACTTGGTTTGATTCAAGAGCCTTCTTAT AATTTCTGA
- the LOC108479480 gene encoding uncharacterized protein LOC108479480 isoform X2, with translation MGSCVSRPEGSVGPKLRSSKKNKKKKKKNPKRRKSFEKRVSNGQPDPFSDEFCSWDAPPDHHSSFSNPTFQGSEELWFDPVAVFESDYDEDFESVQEDVLSLNGLEGVSVSSISSLTDANCRDHSSLVYHTQKPGDVNPRTKSDGPSNEAKEPVFLDDIASSVDEGPGKEDGLLDDCGILPSNCLPCLASTVPSIEKRRSLSSSPPSARKKPALKLSFKWKEENANATLFSSKMLLQRPKAGSQVPFCPIEKKMFDCWSHIDPGTFKVRGENYFRDKKKDYAPNHAAYYPFGVDVFLSPRKIDHMARFIELPVISHSEKLPSILVVNVQIPLYPAALFQSETDGEGMSFVLYFKLSDSYSKELPLHFQENFRRLIDDEAEKVKGFPVDTIVPFRERLKILGRIANVEDLHMGAAERKLMQAYNEKPFLSRPQHEFYLGNRPEELPEQILCCLRLSGIDYMNYHQLGLIQEPSYNF, from the exons ATGGGTTCTTGTGTGTCAAGACCTGAAGGCTCTGTTGGTCCAAAGTTAAGGTCTTCCAAGaagaataagaagaagaagaagaagaatccgAAAAGGAGGAAAAGCTTCGAGAAAAGGGTGTCTAATGGGCAGCCTGACCCATTCTCCGATGAGTTTTGTAGCTGGGATGCTCCACCTGATCATCACTCTTCCTTCTCAAACCCAACTTTTCAAG GGAGTGAGGAATTGTGGTTTGATCCAGTTGCAGTATTTGAATCTGACTACGATGAGGATTTTGAAAGTGTTCAGGAGG ATGTGTTATCATTAAATGGTCTTGAGGGTGTATCTGTATCCAGTATTTCATCTTTAACAGATGCTAATTGCAGAGACCATTCTTCTTTAGTCTACCATACACAGAAACCGGGGGATGTTAATCCCAGAACAAAATCTGATGGACCTTCAAATGAAGCGAAAGAACCTGTATTCCTTGATGATATTGCCTCTTCCGTGGATGAAGGTCCTGGCAAGGAGGATGGGTTGTTGGATGATTGTGGTATTCTTCCAAGCAATTGTTTACCTTGTCTTGCATCTACTGTTCCATCAATTGAAAAGAGAAGGTCACTTAGCTCTAGCCCGCCGAGTGCGAGAAAAAAGCCTGCCTTAAAACTTTCATTTAAATGGAAAGAAGAGAATGCCAATGCCACTCTAT TTTCTTCAAAGATGCTGCTTCAGAGACCGAAAGCAGGTTCTCAGGTGCCGTTTTGCCCTATAGAAAAGAAAATGTTTGATTGTTGGTCTCATATTGATCCTGGTACTTTCAAGGTTCgaggagaaaattattttag GGATAAGAAGAAGGATTATGCACCTAACCATGCTGCATATTATCCTTTCGGAGTTGATGTATTCTTATCCCCACGAAAAATAGATCACATGGCTAGATTTATCGAACTCCCTGTTATTAGTCATTCCGAGAAACTACCATCTATCCTTGTCGTAAATGTTCAG ATTCCCTTGTATCCTGCTGCACTTTTTCAGAGTGAAACTGATGGAGAAGGGATGAGTTTTGTTCTTTACTTTAAGCTCTCTGACAGTTACTCAAAGGAGCTTCCGCTCCACTTTCAAGAAAACTTCAGG AGGTTAATTGATGATGAAGCTGAAAAGGTTAAGGGATTCCCTGTGGATACAATTGTGCCATTTCGTGAACGGTTGAAAATATTAGGTCGTATTGCAAATGTGGAAGATCTTCACATGGGTGCGGCAGAGAGGAAGCTTATGCAGGCATACAATGAAAAGCCTTTTCTTTCACGTCCACAGCATGAGTTTTACTTG GGGAATAGACCTGAAGAgttgccagaacagatattaTGTTGTCTACGGTTAAGTGGAATTGACTATATGAATTACCACCAACTTGGTTTGATTCAAGAGCCTTCTTAT AATTTCTGA
- the LOC108484785 gene encoding thioredoxin H2-like, which translates to MGNKASTAKIIEMQSASQWRAQLEASKQSNKLLVVDFSATWCGPCKWMEPVIEEYANLYADVEFVKIDVDTLEDVARQFKVEAMPTFVLVKKGKEICRLVGAKKTELQKLIEKHRFDN; encoded by the exons ATGGGAAATAAAGCCTCCACTGCCAAAATCATTGAAATGCAGTCGGCGAGTCAGTGGAGAGCCCAGCTAGAGGCCTCCAAGCAAAGTAACAAGTTG CTGGTAGTAGATTTCTCGGCGACCTGGTGCGGACCCTGCAAATGGATGGAACCGGTGATTGAAGAATATGCCAACTTATATGCTGATGTTGAGTTCGTCAAGATCGATGTTGATACCTTGGAG GATGTGGCTCGTCAATTCAAAGTTGAAGCAATGCCGACCTTCGTTCTTGTTAAGAAAGGCAAAGAAATATGCAGGCTGGTGGGTGCTAAAAAGACTGAACTCCAGAAGCTCATTGAGAAACACAGGTTTGATAATTAG